One Mya arenaria isolate MELC-2E11 chromosome 7, ASM2691426v1 genomic window carries:
- the LOC128239776 gene encoding galactosylceramide sulfotransferase-like: MAGINTNVRKRKLCIGWLVCSGLVTVFMLAHQTSLPSSHGATAATTIKHLWHSPASHSVNATDWIASPHATQEVRHIGFLKVHKAASSTMQNIFFRFGMKRNLTFVFTDHPNYFSRTASHHLPVVTPRLRGGHDILCTHGVFNIRTYGSVLPVDAKYIAIVREPLQQFVSSVNYYSQPAQQLSYLSAIRGNRVTELIRNPKYDPGFFSYTKNTMARDFGFPGTTALKKVYAKLTELDGIFKLVLLVEYFEESLILMKRYFNWKLEDILYISNNVYSKKGWSVQDLTPDDITKFRQRNKLDYYVYEHFYERFWRQFRSESSDIHQEVLHFKSVLERLAAFCRAEGGVNKGLLEIEASVWGAGISVSSDDCQLMVKEELDFISLLRRIQGSELGRRKAVP; this comes from the exons ATGGCTGGGATAAACACCAATGTTAGGAAGAGAAAATTATGCATAGG gTGGCTCGTGTGCTCGGGGCTGGTGACTGTGTTCATGTTGGCACACCAGACGTCACTTCCTAGTAGTCATGGCGCAACAGCCGCTACCACCATCAAGCACCTGTGGCACTCCCCCGCCAGTCACTCCGTTAACGCTACAGACTGGATTGCCAGCCCGCACGCCACCCAGGAGGTTCGCCATATTGGCTTCCTTAAAGTACACAAAGCCGCCAGTTCCACgatgcaaaatattttctttcggTTTGGTATGAAACGCAATTTGACGTTTGTGTTCACTGATCACCCTAATTACTTCTCACGGACGGCGTCGCACCACCTTCCGGTGGTGACTCCGCGGCTACGTGGCGGCCATGACATACTGTGTACACATGGAGTGTTTAACATACGGACGTACGGCAGCGTGCTTCCGGTGGACGCTAAGTACATAGCGATCGTGCGGGAGCCTCTTCAACAGTTTGTGTCTTCCGTCAACTATTACTCACAGCCTGCCCAGCAGCTTTCTTATCTTTCCGCCATTCGCGGGAACAGAGTCACCGAGCTCATCCGTAATCCCAAATACGACCCCGGGTTTTTCTCGTACACTAAGAACACTATGGCTAGAGACTTTGGTTTTCCCGGAACCACCGCTCTAAAGAAAGTTTACGCAAAATTGACAGAATTGGATGGCATATTTAAGCTAGTGCTGTTGGTGGAATATTTTGAAGAGTCGTTGATATTAATGAAACGATATTTTAATTGGAAACTTGAAGACATTTTGTATATATCGAACAATGTTTATAGCAAGAAAGGATGGTCGGTACAGGACCTTACTCCAGATGATATTACGAAATTCAGACAGCGAAATAAACTCGACTATTATGTATATGAGCATTTTTATGAGCGATTTTGGCGCCAGTTCCGATCAGAGTCCTCCGATATCCACCAGGAAGTTCTACACTTTAAGAGCGTTCTTGAGCGCCTTGCAGCCTTCTGTCGTGCGGAGGGCGGCGTCAACAAGGGTCTGTTAGAGATAGAAGCAAGCGTCTGGGGAGCCGGAATCAGCGTGAGCAGTGATGACTGTCAGCTCATGGTCAAAGAAGAGCTTGATTTTATCTCCTTACTGCGACGTATACAAGGAAGCGAACTTGGACGCAGAAAAGCTGTGCCGTGA